The following DNA comes from Bos indicus x Bos taurus breed Angus x Brahman F1 hybrid chromosome 22, Bos_hybrid_MaternalHap_v2.0, whole genome shotgun sequence.
AAAGGCTCTGTATCTACAGGGTTCCCAATTCTAACAGCAGGCCCAAGGCCCAAAGCACCGCAGCCTGCACAGGTCTCCACTGGTGTCCTTGGGGATGAGGAATGGGGGGGTCTAACACCTGGCTGCTTCTCTAGCGCTCAGCAGGGAGAttaataaaacacaaaagaaggaaagagagaagggggaggatGGACCATAGGAATCTCCCTGTCACAGGCCTCCCCACTTCTCTTCCAAAGTCCTCCCCAGGTCTCCACAGCTCCTCCAGTCCTCCTTGAATCCCGGGGTTGTCGAGGCTCACTCTGAGATCAGGACCAGAGTGCAGTGTGGGCCAGGTTCAGTGTGAGGTCAGGGTCATGGCTCAGACTGGAGTGAGAGTCAGAGCTCCGGCTGGGGCAGATGCTGAAGATCAATCAGAAGCAGAACATGGTCTTCCAGCCCTTTCAGGGGGAGCTCACCCTGTCCTGTGGGGCCACAGATGCTGGATCCTTCAGGAACCTTCTATCACACCCGCCGCTGGCTGCTCTGACCATATAatccctttccccctccccctcccccttgctCTGGTGTCCAGGGTGACCAGAGCTGCCTCTGGGCAGGAAGCCAGCCCAGAAAGCCCAGGACATCCCTGAGCGCCTGTCACCATagcaacctgcctgccaagccatccaccccccaccccacctgggtCCAGTACGGGTTTTCAAATTCAGAACGTCAGACTGGGAAGGGCCTCCTAGATCAGCAGATTCCAGCCCCTCCCTTTGTCCcaaatgaataaactgaggcccgagttgggaagggaagggggaaaCCTGTTGTCCAAGGACCTGACCCCAACCtgtcccccctcccacccactcccGCCCAATGTCGGTCTTGGTTGGATTCGGAGAATGGGGAGTCTGGAGTGTGATCTCCGGAGGGGGGCGGGCCCTCCACCCGGAGTGATGCAGGGGCGGGGAGCCCAGGAACCGGACACCGACGATGAATAAATGATGCTCACTCGCAGCCTGCCTGCGACCAGATCGCCAGTGCCGAGCGCCGGCTGCCCAAGGGGCAGTCACCCGGCTAAGGCAGCCTGGCCGGCGTCCCTCGGCTCCCCCGACCTGCGACCTGCGGCGGAGCAGCGCGGAGCGCGCGAAGATGGCGGGGCCGCGGCGAGGCGCGGGGCTCCTCTGGGGGCTGGGCGGCGCCGCCCTGGGGGTTTGCCTCGCAGGGGTCGCTGGGCAGCTGGTGGAGGTGAGGTGGGCCGGCGCGGATGGGTTCGGGGTGGCTGTCACCGTCCAGGCAGAGCCAGGCGGTGCCTTTCTGACGGGaagctggtttttctttttcttttgccctAGGAGACCTGACTTAATGGGGAGACAGTCCATCCCAAGCGCTTCCAGGATGCAGGGAGACTCAGCCCCAGTCTTAGTGTCCTTGCTCTGATGGGCGGGCACAGCCCCCGATCTCAGGAACATTATTCTGATGGGGGAGACTCACCCTGACCTTAGGGCTTCCCAATCTGATTGGAGATACAGCCTGGCATCAGCTACTGTCTGATGGGGGACACTCAGCCCCTGTACTCTACTCTTTGGTGTCCAGAGGTGGGCAGGTGGGGGGCGGAGGCAGGGGGACGAGGACAGCCTTCGCAGAGCAGCCATGTGTTGAGTTTGACTCCACACtgcagggaggggcaggcagggcagggcccAGGGACTCAGGGTCTTACTTGGTCCTGATGATAACTGGGAGCTAGCAAAGGCGTCTGAGCAGAGGAGAATCAGGATGAGTCCTGGACTGGAAGCAGAATAAATTAGAAGAGGGCCTACACTCGGGAGAATTGGAAGGAGCTGCTGAGATAGTCCAGGACGAGGTGAAAAGGATGGCTGAGGGGCTGGCCAGAAAGGGAAGGGTGGGGGCCATCTGCAGCCCCCTTGGCTGGCCTCTCTGTACCCCATTCCTGCTGAGCCAGGAAGGGGAGCTGATGAGGCTGACCAGACCCAGGATTCTAGAGCAGCAAGCAAGAGGGAGAAGGCCAGAGGTAGAGCCAGGGAAGAGTGGGGTAGGAACCTGTGTAGGCAGAGGCAGAGTGGAGAGAGCAGAAGTGCACGAGATAGTCAAGCACCGCGGAGAACCCGCAAGAGGCAGGTGCTGGGCAACAGGATGGGAGAGGGAGGACAGGGCCTCATCTTTGGGGTTTGAGGGGACACACCCCTGAACTAGTGGGTCTGAGGTATGTGGGGACAGAGCCCTGCACCCCCATGCTAGTCTGTGCCTGCTGCTGACCAGGGGGTGTGATCAGAAGGCTGGTCTGGAATCAGATGTCAGCTCTGGTGTCTCTGTAAGGGAAGTCGGGCTGGCTTGAGCCCCATGGAGTGCACTTAGGCCCCTACCAGCTGTCCTGAGGCCTCAGGTGCAGAAACTGAGCTGGTCTGGGTGTAGGAGAAGCCTGACAGAGGGGGTCGACTCAGATCTGAGTCAAGGACTCTTCCCTCAGTCCCCAGGAAGACGTCTTCTCCCACTTCATCAAGGGAAATTGCATTTTGAGTCCTTCTGCCTACCATCCGCCTACAGCCTGAACAAGGGCCTGGCTTAGCCCAGGCGATCCAAGGAAGTACCAGAAAGATAAGCGGGGCTGGGGTCCATGGTACCACCCACCCTACCCACAGGCATCACCCTCCAACTAGCCTGTGAAATTCTGATGGAGACCAGGCCCCCAAGCTTCAGAGTTCAGACTCCCAGCGGTGTCCACCACAAACAGATGCCCGACTATTACCTGCTTCCCCCTACCCAGGGCCCTATCAGTGTGTCTAGAATGTGTCAGAAGTGAGCCCCTGGCTGCCCAAGCTCTGAGTCTGAGATCTTTACCATGGCCCCCAGAATCTCCCAGTCTTACAACCAGCTGGGTCAACACACTGACCCTCAGAACCATGGAACCCTGCCACTGCCCAGACCTCAGCCCTGACTCTACAGATGTGTGCCCGACCACAGGCACATGTACTCCAGCCGCATGTGCCCTGTACCCACAGTGCCCAGCCCCAATCCCACACACATGTGCCAGACCCCACGTACACGTGTCTGACCCCACAGATGGGTCCAGGCCCCTGGGATGATGCTGAGGAAGGGTGTCTCCTTGTCCATTTTACCACTCAGGTTGTGTAGGAAGCCTCTCAGAGACCCCTGGAACCATTCCACTCAagttacagatggagaaactgaggactAAAGGAAAGAAGGCTCCTACCCCAGTTCACCTTGGTTAAGAGGAGAGGGCTGGGAATCATGTACCAGTCCTGGGCACATAGACCTTCTTGGTTACCTGGGACAGGCTGCTGGTCCTCTCCATGTGTCCCCAGTATAGGCTGAGGGGTGGAGTCTATAAGGTGAAAAAGTACCTGGCTTTCGGTAGGTGCTCCATCCAGGCTTACGGACCAGGGGAAAGACTGGACAGACGGTTGAGctatgggttgcctttcctttccaGAGAGCTGGAAGAGACTCCTCTTGCCTGTCCTTCTTCGGTTAATCGAGGGGCAAGGCGTTGCACTGATGCCCCAGGGGGGTCCCCTCTCCCTCCAAGTACCCCTCCATACCCCTCAGCCAAGCTGCATGACAGAGATAGGGTCATATCCCTCTCAGCCCCCCAGGTCAGGGACAGGTCTCGCTGCTACCTTCCAGAGCAGGGCCGTGTCCCTGACCTGGGGGGCTGAGAGGGATATGACTCTATCTCCTTCCTCAGAACCCcaggacagggaggtgtggcacTGGGAAGGTGGGAAGTGGAGCGCAGTGCTCATGATCGCTCCAGCCGTGCTTACAACTTTTGGCCTCCAGGTGTCGCTACTGCACTTCAGACAAATTagtccccccctttttttttggcgAGGATTCTGGCCTAGCTTTCTGGTCAGAGGAGGTGACTCAGGTAGGACAGGCAACTGCTGAGGCCACCTGGTGGGGATCCTGGTCAAGTAAGAGAGTCATGAAGCCCTGACTGCTGTTCCACACCCTATCCCACACCAGGGGCCCATGAGAAAAAAATACCACGGGGCAGTACAGGACTCGCGTTGTCTCTGGCCTTGGTCCTGAGACCCCATCTGCCTGTGTGGGGCCCAGGCCTGGGGCAGGAGAGAAAGGGCCTTGAACCTGACTAAACAAACCATCCACATTTGCCCCTTGGGTTCGGTTTCCCCAAGCACTAACTACCCTCACACTCCCAAGTTCCCAGCTCCATGGTTCTGGGTTCTGCCGTCTTCTCTTGCTCTAAGGCTGGAACGTCCCAAGGTCTAAGGCATTGGTTATGAATGTCTAAGACCCTTGATCCTGGGAGATTCTGAAATGCTCAGACTTAGTGAGTCCTCGCTGAGACCTGGGCCTCTCTCAGTCCAGTCCCAGCCCCTGGCTTCTGCCTGTCTCACTCTGCTCTCTCCCGACCCACAGCCCAGCACAGCCCCGCCCAAGCCCAAGCCGCCCCCGCTGACCAAGGAGACAGTGGTGTTCTGGGACATGCGTCTGTGGCACGTGGTGGGCATCTTCTCGCTTTTCGTGCTGTCCATCAGTAAGTAGCAGCTGCCCCCTCTACTACCCCCTGCCATGCCACACCACAGTGGGAGCACAGCACCCCGTTACCCCCCAGCACCACCCCCCAGGGGCTCAGAGCAGCAATTCCGGGCAGTGCAAGTGGGCCCGGTGCCCACAGGAGGCCCTCTGTGGTTTCTGGCACCTCTTAATCTACACAAAGTCCCTGTGGAGGGCTGACAGGCTGGTGGTGACCTGAAGTATTCTGCCCGACGGGGGATGCAGCCACATGGCAATTATGGTAATTACAGGGGACTCCACTGAACCAGGACGAAGACGTGTCATTTTTCCCTATCGCTGGCCTCCTCATGCTTTTCCTGCAGCTTGGCCAGCTTAAAACACCCACACCCAGGGCCCCAACAAGGCCACCCTTGGCTGCAGCTCAGCACCAGAGCTCCCCAGACGCCCAGCAGAtgtgtctcccaggctgcaaACCCAGCATTGTTAAATACCATTTCCTTGGAATGATTCACACCCACCTCAGTTAAAAACAGGAGACCCCTGCCCTCGCCCTTCCTCTCTTGGATCTGGGAGTTGCTTTATGCGAAGTTGCAACAGAAGCCAGTTTGGGATGCTCCTCTCAGTTGTCTTTCCAGAGTTGGGGTCTGGAGTTGAGAAAAGTGGGGCTGAGAAATGCCGAATGGATGGGAGAGGCCACCAGGGTACAAAGAGGTTCCCACAGACCATAGGGAGGAGGGGGGCGCAGGCAGTAAAGGGAAAGAACACACTCCCCTAGTAAAGGCTTCGTGGAGGAGGGGTCCTCTAAGCTGTAGATGGATAGGATGGGTGACGGTTTGTGTCAGGCAGCTAGCAACGCATTCTGGAGAGAGGTACAGTGGGGGTGGACGTGGGAGAAGACGGCCTCCTCACAGGTCTCAGATAACCCCTCTAAGACGGTTTCTGAGTGCACCCTGGCTCCGGGGCTACAAGGGCATTTAAGTTCTAGCAGGAGCTATCCTGGGATGAGGTTCCCCAGAGGGCAGGGCTGACCACAAGGGCCCACCCAGATGTAGAGGCTCCAAGGGAGACAAAGACATCAATTTTGCCTGTGCTTCTCCTAGCACCAGAAGTgcccttccaccccacccctcacccccactctCCTCACAGCTAGAGtgggagagcttccctggtggctcagacggtaaagaatctgcctgcaatgcgagagacctgggttcgatccctgggttgggaagatcccctggagaagggaacggctgcccactccagtatcctggcctggagaagtccatggacggaggagcctcgcaggctacagtccatggggtcgcaaagagtcagacacgactgagcaactttcacagggtgggaggaggaggtgagCAAGAGGCTGCCTTCTATTCTAGCCAAGGCTGATATCAGTCAGGCTTCTGAGTGGAGGCCCCACGGACAGACAGATGTGGCTGCAGCCCCAGCCAGGTGTTTAGAGAGTGGAGCAACCCCGAAGTACCAAGAAGCAGGTTTAGGGGAGGTAATCTGCCTGCAGGAACACAGGAGCAGTCCAAAGTCCAACAGGTCCAAAGAGCAGCTCAGGGGGACCCCGAGGAGCAGGGTTGAGGGCACCATGGGGCCTCAAGACACACAGTGGTTTCTCCCGGGCTCTGCTTGGCCCAAGATGGTGGAAGTGCCTAGGGCCACATAGGAAAGCTGCAGTGTCAGGCCCAAAGAGGCACTTGGACCTCAACTACACAGACTGACTTCTATTCCTAGCCCTATTTCCTGAAAAAGGTAAGGGATAGTCCCAAAGGCCTCTGAGTAACAAGTCAGCACTTGTTACCTTCTATGCAGGGCTCTAGGAGTTGGAGACCCTGGGTCCTGGGGAGGAAACATTTTTCCCACTTCTCTGTCTGCTTGGACCTCGGTGGTACAGCTGTTAGTGGAGCATCATCCCCACAACCTTATGGATAGGATGGAGTTGGATGGGTTGCCTCTTTAGTTCCCTGCCAGCCTGGGGACTCCTATCCCCAGCCTCTTCCTGGGCTTGGAACTCCATCCAAGAAACTTCGTTTCTCTACTCTGAAGAGAAGTAAGCAGGCCAGGCTGGGTGGGACAGGTCCGGAGTGAGGGGCAGGGCCTCCATCCTGCTCTGAGGGACTGGGACCAGCCTTTACTGAGAGCCCAGGCATGGTCCTGAGAAGGTACCTGATGGGGTAACTAGAAGAGGTGCTTCAAGCcagtagggtgggggtgggggaccaaCCCTGGACCTCTGGCATACAGGAGTCTGGAGGTGACCAGAGGCCAGCTCTTTGGGTAAGAAAGGCCTACTGTCTTCCCAGGTCCATCCCTGGGCAGCAGTGCACAGTCAGACCTACTATTAGGGCCCTCACATGACTGTCCCCCACCATATGTTCCTGGATGCTATTGACACCCTGTCCATTCATTCAGGAGTCCTGTCCGAGTCGCAAAAGCTTTGAAACcatctcattcattttttctttcattctgtgagTCTGAGGAAGACTCAATGGGGCCATAATACTGGCCGAGGAGGTTGCACAAGATGACCCCAAAGGGTGCTCCTGCCCAGGCCACATAGGTCTGATCTATCTTCCCCAAAAAGAGGCCTGGCCTGTCCTGCCTGGCCCTCCTGCCTCTAGGAGTCTGCCAGGAAGTTATGTCTGGTCATCTGATTTATAATAGGAAGCAgctctgtcccctccccctgAGGCTGGGGCCAAGGTGGTCAGACTGGGGGccttagaaaaataaactcagtccAGCCGGGTCCtggcagccctgccctgcccgTCCTGGACAGGCCAGCTCCATGCCTTGGCCCAGCTTGCGTGGGCACAGCCGCCCTGAGCCAGAAAACCACTCCTGGAATAACTCTGTCTGAGGTGAACGCCCCAGGGCAAGGTCTGTGTCCTCCTGCAGGCTCTCACAGCCAGGAGGAGCCCCGGCTTGTCCTCAGGGAGGTTGAGGAGGATGCAGCCTGTCCTCTGGGGTCTGAGGTCCTCTCAAGAGCCTGGGGAGGAAAACCTAGGATGAACCAGGAGCCCAGCGGCCTGGGCTGCAAGTACAGGACACCCTCCAGGAGGCTGTAGCTTGAATCATGGTGTAGCCTACTTCTTACCCTCCAGGACCTCTCAATCTAGTTAGAGAGACCCTCCCCTGCCCAACAAGCCAGGATCACTGACATAATATATGGgaccagtgaaaaatgaaaatatgagatCCCTGTCCAAagattattaagaatttcaagaaagTGACAGCAGAGTATTACACCAAGCACAAGGCCTTTCTGCGAATAGGCCTCCTACCTAAAGCCAGCCCTGCTCAGGAAAGACATTTTGAAAATCTCAGAGCCCACAGGGGTTTTGTCAAAATGTGGAACCTCCTGAAAGAGACTCTTGGGTGAGACACACATAGATAGATGGAGACAGGCCTGGAATTCAGGTGCTATTCCTGGGGTGTCTGAGCTCTGGCCCTTGCCAAGCCTGCTCTGTCCTCCCTGTAGTTATCACTCTTTGCTGTGTCTTCAACTGTCGCGTGCCACGGACCCGGAAGGAGATTGAAGCCCGGTATCTGCAGCGAAAGGCAGCCAAGATGTACACAGATAAACTGGAGACTGTGCCGCCCCTCAACGAGCTCACAGAAATCCCTGGAGGTGAGCAGGCCTGACCCCCAGTCCCGCCAACCCCTAAGCCTGCCAGACTGGCCATTTCCTTGATCCTTCCACCCAGAATGCCCTGTTCCTCCCCTCCACCTGGTTCAGGAAGGGGACTCATCCCTGTTTCTGGAGACCAGAGCAAAGAAATGGGTCAGAGTGAGGCAGGGAAAACAAGAAGCTATTTTGCAGGTAGGAGTGctttggaaggaaaaaggaatgaagggTGGGACTGGGAGGCTCTGGTGTGGGTCCTAGGACTCTTTCACTCCCGTTGAACCCTTTTCCTTCTATTCCacagaggagaagaagaagaagaagaaggacaGTGTGGATACAGTGGCCATCAAGGTAGAGGAGGATGAGAAGAATGAGgccaagaagaagaaaggagagaaatgaggaGAGCTTTCTGGAGGTGGCGGCTGGGGCTGGCCAGTCCTGGGGCTCATGGTCCTGCCAGAGTCCAGACATCTTAGACTCCAAGCTCACACATGGACCCAGGAGGTTGCAGAGAGCCCTCGCCCTGTAGAGAGGGAGTTGCAGGGGCCAGGACCCTGTCCTAGAGCCTATAGGAGCAAGGACAAAACTGTACCAGGTGTGCCACCTCCTGGCCTGGACGCCAACTCCCTTCACCCCGTCACATGGGGCTCAGCAGAGGTGGTCTGTAGACCCTGTCCCTCTATAGATCCAAAGTGGCCTCTACCCACCCAGACAtgcctctgtctcctcttctgCCAGGAACAGCTGTGGCTAAGGGGTGACGGGATGTGGGTTTTCTCCTGGAAGGGGATGGCTGGCCTGGATGGGCCAATGTGAGGCCACACCAGGCTGCCCACAGGAGGGAGAGGGTCACTGGAGGAAGCAGGGGCAGCAGGAGGCTCTCAGACTTGGCTGGATAGCAGCCCTGCTGGTGAGGGGCTACCCCAAGCCTGGCATGGGTTCTGGCCCAGAGCAGCGAGCAGAGAAGGACCAGAGGCAGAACCCCCAGCCCAGCAGATACCAAGCTCCAGGCAGTGGACATACTTGTCTTACTTACTGTCACGTAACTGAGGCTGCTGGAGCGCCTAGCACGAGGCCCAAGGGCTCAGGACTGGGGGCTCCAGGGGTGCAAAAGGCTGAGGCCAGTGgaccagagagagaagagaagacagCTGGCACCTGGGACCCAACTTGGGAATCCAGGGAATATTTGAGAACCCAATGGGGACTTGAGGCTGTTCTGGGGCCCTTTCTAGGCTTAGCTGTGGTGGGAGGGCCCCAGGAGACCACCACAGGGGGCAGTTAGGGATGGAGGTAGCAGCCAACCTTCCACCTGCTGAATATAAGAGCACAGCTTCCTCTTCTGTTCTCAACCATGATTCCTGAAACAGCACTGCTGACCCGAAGGTGAAGGCTCAAACTTGACCTGTGGACTGGATCCCTGGGGAGGGGACATGCAGAGAGGGTATCTAGATGGCAGCAAACATCGCCTGAAGAACTCGGACCTGGGGGCTGGAGACTTAGGAGATACTGGAGGTTTCCGAGCTGGGGAGAGCTGCTGGAAAAGCTCACGCTGCCTCTGCAGCCTGCAGAGatttgtaaataaagctgagtgccttCTCATACCCGAGCGACCTGAGATGACTGCTCAGGTACCCCGTCCCTGGAGCATTTACGTGGAGGGCGATACAGTGATCAGTGATAGGCAGTGAAGGCCAGGCTGTTGTTCCCTTTCCTGACTTTTTTCTGTTCTGAATTCAGATGAGCTGGAGGAAGAGGTGGTGGGCCGAGGGGCAGAGGGTCAGCTGTGGCCGGTGGGGCTCAGCCCTGAGGCAGGGCATCAGGACCAAGAAGGAAGCTGCCTGCTCTGTGCTTGCCTCTGCTCCACTTCCTGGTGTCAATAGATGGGTGCTTGAGACACAGAGGAGTCAAGCCTGGATTCCAGCCTGGACCCAAATCATTATTACACGAGGCAAGGGAACCAGGCTGACATGGGGGAAGGAGCACGGGGTCTTAGAGCCAcggcggggggcggggcagaGATTACAGAAGGCCCTGCTGTGCAAGCTGAGTACTCACTGGGCCACCATGTGGAAACCCTGGCTCTGCCCAGGGGTCCAGCCTGTGGGCGTCTCATACATACGGTTTTGGCAAAGACCATTCTACCGATACAAGCCAGAACCCTTCTGTTGGCTTCACAGCAGAGGCCCAGGGAAGCGGGGGCCACTAGAAGTCAGAGAAGCAGCTGGCAATGCCTGGGGTAAGTCCAGGCCCGGGCCACATCTCCCCTACCAGCTGCTTCCCTGACCTCTGACTTGGGTCTCCACTACCCATTTAAGGACAGGCATATCTGCTAATCATGGGGATAATGTCTGATCCCAGTGGGCATCTGCCCCAAGTCCAGGCAGGGGACAGGGTTGGAAGGTCAAAGTTAACTACAGTGCTTCAGGGCAATGACAGAGTATGTTCCAGCCACAGGCCAGAAGATGGGTCAAAGTCAAGGAGAACACACTCACCTCCACGGCCCAGAGCTGCAACCTTAGGCCCAGCCTCACACTGGGTCCTGGCAGCCCCAGAATGAGCCTGGGCAGTACATTCTAGGCCCTGAATCATCTCACCCCAGTATCATCCCCACACATTCCCTCCACCTTCTGCGGGAGCCACCCCGAGCCTGCGGATGGAGCTGGGGCTCTGCACTTTGCAGTATCAACTGCCGGAAgccacccatcccaccccttccctGTTCTCTCATCTCCCACTGCAGCAGGCCCAGGAAGGAGGAGGCATGGGGAAGAGAGCCATTTAATTGAACATCGAGTCTCTCCCCTGCCTGTGAGGGCTGAGAACTGCACCTGCAGCCTTCTAGACAAGAGGGTGAGGAGGGGCCTGGGCAAGAGAGGGCAgacccagggacagcagagcatcagagggcagcaAGGAAGCTGAGGAGCATCAGGAGTGCCAGGAGCAGGGCCCGGGATGGGGCTGGCAGAGTCTGCCCGCTGATGCGGTCCCAGATCCACTGTTGGTAGGAGGAGATGTGGATGTAGATAGGCGGAGCCTCGCTCTTCTTGCAGCCTGGGCCCCAGCTCACCACTCCCACCAGGTGCCATATGTTCTGCACAGGACAGGCCAAGGGCTCCCCACTTATCTCctgtggggaggggtggagaaCAAAAGGGAGGCCACATGTGGTCCAAAGGAGACTTGATCCAGCTCGGGAACAAGCAGGGTGCCCTCACCAAACCTTCTGCGCAGCCTCCAAGTGTCTTATAGCTGAGAGGTACCTTTGAAGTCCTGACCCAGGAGACCTTCCTTAAAAGGCTCCACCTTCCATCTCTCTCCATCCCCCATCTCTTTAACATCCACCTTCCATCTTCCCACCCTTCCCGTCCTCCTGCATCTCCAACCTCCATCCCcactccccatctctctctccccaacTCTCATCTCATTCCCCCCAATCTCCATTCCCTGTCAAATTTCCCCCTCCTTCATCTTCCTCCTCACTTACCCCTGCTCATCCCtggcccctctctcctccccacatgTCCTGCCTCTGCTGTGCCCCTCACCCCAATTCTGGCCAGGTGCCCTTGGAGGCAAATGAGCAAGGGCGAGAGATGCTCACGTAGCAGAATTTTTCCCTGTCGACGTCCTTTGCACAAATCAtctgggagttgatgatctgaATCAGAGAGGGGATTTTGGAGAACCTGCGGTAGAGGCTGTCACACTCTGTGCTGTTCAGGATGGTGACTTCCTTCTCCTGGATGGTTCGAAATTGGGGCCACTGACCTGTGGGACAGGGGCCCCCCCATTCAGGCTTGGCTGTTTAGCTCGTGCCCACAGCCACTGGCCTCATGCCCATCCTCCCTTTGTTCCTTGCCACACAGCAGCCCTGGAGATCTCTCCAGGATTAGCCCACCTACCACTCCAGACGCTTCCCAAAAGCCCCTCAGTATAGAGACCCTGGAGCAGTTTACCCAAAATATGGCTTTGCTGGGCCTGATCTCACATCTGGCAGAGTCCAATCCATCAAGTCCATTCTGATCTCGGCATtttgacttttgcattccatctATCCCCGAAGC
Coding sequences within:
- the TMIE gene encoding transmembrane inner ear expressed protein, producing MAGPRRGAGLLWGLGGAALGVCLAGVAGQLVEPSTAPPKPKPPPLTKETVVFWDMRLWHVVGIFSLFVLSIIITLCCVFNCRVPRTRKEIEARYLQRKAAKMYTDKLETVPPLNELTEIPGEEKKKKKKDSVDTVAIKVEEDEKNEAKKKKGEK